In Aspergillus flavus chromosome 3, complete sequence, one genomic interval encodes:
- a CDS encoding Arabinosidase B (fungal alpha-L-arabinofuranosidase, putative) produces MSSGLSLERACAVALGIVASASLVAAGPCDIYSSGGTPCVAAHSTTRALYSAYTGALYQVKRGSDGSTTDIAPLSAGGVADAATQDSFCANTTCLITIIYDQSGRGNHLTQAPPGGFNGPESNGYDNLASAVGAPVTLNGKKAYGVFMSPGTGYRNNAASGTATGDEAEGMYAVLDGTHYNSACCFDYGNAEVSNTDTGNGHMEAIYYGDNTVWGSGAGSGPWIMADLENGLFSGLSSKNNAGDPSISYRFVTAVVKGEANQWSIRGANAASGSLSTYYSGARPSASGYNPMSKEGAIILGIGGDNSNGAQGTFYEGVMTSGYPSDATENSVQADIVAAKYAIASLTSGPALTVGSSISLQVTTAGYTTRYLAHDGSTVNTQVVSSSSTTALKQQASWTVRTGLANSACFSFESVDTPGSYIRHYNFALLLNANDGTKQFYEDATFCPQAGLNGQGNSIRSWSYPTRYFRHYENVLYVASNGGVQTFDATTSFNDDVSWVVSTGFA; encoded by the coding sequence ATGTCCTCAGGATTAAGCCTCGAACGTGCCTGCGCAGTTGCTCTGGGCATTGTTGCCTCGGCATCTCTTGTCGCTGCTGGGCCTTGTGACATCTACTCCTCCGGCGGCACGCCCTGCGTCGCCGCGCACAGCACCACTCGTGCCCTATACAGCGCCTACACCGGCGCACTGTATCAGGTGAAACGAGGCTCTGATGGTAGCACAACCGACATCGCTCCTCTCTCTGCTGGGGGTGTTGCCGATGCCGCCACCCAAGACTCCTTCTGTGCGAACACGACCTGCCTCATCACTATCATTTATGACCAGTCTGGTCGCGGTAATCACCTCACCCAGGCTCCGCCCGGCGGCTTTAATGGTCCCGAGTCCAATGGCTACGACAACCTAGCTAGTGCGGTTGGTGCACCAGTCACGCTAAACGGCAAGAAGGCGTACGGCGTCTTTATGTCACCTGGTACCGGCTATCGCAACAACGCTGCCAGCGGTACAGCTACCGGCGACGAGGCGGAGGGCATGTACGCGGTCCTGGACGGCACCCACTACAACAGTGCCTGCTGCTTCGACTATGGCAACGCGGAGGTCAGCAACACAGATACAGGTAATGGCCACATGGAGGCTATCTACTATGGCGACAACACCGTCTGGGGAAGCGGCGCTGGCAGTGGTCCTTGGATTATGGCCGATCTTGAGAACGGCCTGTTCTCTGGCCTCAGTTCTAAGAACAACGCTGGCGACCCGTCCATTTCCTACCGGTTCGTGACAGCCGTCGTCAAGGGAGAGGCAAACCAGTGGTCAATCCGTGGCGCCAACGCTGCATCCGGCTCGCTATCGACGTACTATAGTGGCGCGCGCCCAAGTGCTTCTGGCTACAATCCCATGAGCAAAGAAGGCGCCATCATTCTTGGCATTGGTGGTGATAACAGCAACGGTGCCCAGGGCACGTTCTACGAGGGTGTGATGACCTCCGGATATCCGTCCGATGCCACCGAGAACTCGGTGCAGGCGGACATCGTAGCTGCCAAATACGCCATCGCGTCACTGACCAGTGGCCCGGCGCTCACCGTCGGATCCTCGATCTCGCTGCAAGTTACCACGGCTGGTTACACGACTCGCTATCTCGCACACGACGGGTCTACGGTCAACACGCAGGTAGTCTCGTCGTCAAGCACCACCGCCTTGAAACAGCAGGCTAGCTGGACGGTTCGCACCGGCCTTGCTAATAGCGCCTGTTTTTCGTTCGAGTCGGTTGATACTCCCGGCAGCTACATACGGCACTATAActttgcccttcttctcaATGCCAACGATGGCACGAAGCAGTTCTACGAAGACGCCACGTTCTGTCCACAGGCTGGTCTGAATGGCCAGGGCAACTCGATTCGATCCTGGAGCTATCCGACCCGTTATTTCCGCCACTACGAAAACGTTCTTTATGTAGCCAGCAACGGTGGTGTTCAGACGTTTGATGCCACCACTTCATTTAACGATGACGTGAGCTGGGTTGTCAGCACTGGCTTTGCTTAG